ttttaaaccctccctgtattgtttacaacccaccatttactctattaataacagggacaactgctaagcaatatgaaatcggtagatataCTTattgtatagcgaagtacacgtagcaccttgtaggcggtcatgacgtcgtcgaccttgttgcaaagattcctaaagcaaattccatccagactactgccttatcacgtccacttgcaactcgttttgcgccctggttaaagaacactgcggccgtagatcttatatgcttttcctcctttttaaataaaaagaatcgatgtcctgcagtggtgtagctgttcccttccttcaacatatccaaaacttttaccttttctgcaatcatttgtatcttctgttggtgcttggacacggcccctgaagcagtagcacgttaatgatgaatgtttgagatgagacttcctggttaatgcaacactccgtcgctgagccaatcagcagcacacaggaacttaactgcgtgctctgattgggtagcttctcagccatctgccaatagcatctcttgtatgaaatcaactgggcaaaccaactgaggaagcaagtaaaaagacccattgtccgcagaaacccgcgaagcagcgaaaaatctgcgttatgtatttagatatgcttacatataaaatccgcaaagtcgtgaatctgtgaaaagtgaaccgtgaagtagcgagggattactgtaatgtaaacGCTTACCTTCTCAATATTCAGTATTTTGGATTAAGTTGATTTGTTTAAAGTAAATTTTTCTAATAAACATacctattgtgacagatagaggctttgtccacctcttgaaccctcaggtaccactctgaacacgaggtaaaagtacaacaatattttattttgttgtcacgtgcacaaagcactctccacaccacactcatataaataacCAACTCTCTCTCTAAACCAAccactcctcctcgcccagacactttgccaccctacctcccagctcagctcagtgttctgggcttcccacaatccttttatagcccctgacccggaagtggttcctggccaaacccacaagtccattttcctttcgggtcagggcaaacagtcctcttcttcaccccgggagcatgtCGCTTCCTCCattcacgtgactgtgacgcactcccaggttatagggcaaacaagagcccactagcccccctacagcgactcccggtggtccccaaggtatccagcagggctgtgtatagaaactacaaagtccatgaggccctgctggaactcggggcaccatcatgctgtccggagggctcctcctagtggcctgggggtggcgaccggagtccatagccggtcgtccatcacactataTGGTGTTACTGTTCACGGTGTAggttgccattttggattgacaatATAATCTGATGTCTGTCTTAACAGACCAGgggactcatgtataaacggtgcgtacgcacagaaatgttgcccCTAAAACACGATGGCAGAAGGAGGGGCAGCAGCGCAGAACGTACTTGTGGACTACATGGAGATGTACAGTCATAAGGACCGTCTGATGACCTTTGTCGACTGGCCGTTCCTCGAAGACTGTCTCTGCACACCAGAAATGATGGCACGCGCAGGCTTTGTCCACTGCCCCAGTGAAAACAAGCCGGACGTTGTGCGTTGCTTCTTCTGCCTGACGGAGCTGGTGGGCTGGGAGCCGCAGGATAACCCCTGGCTTGAGCACTCCAAGCACAACCCAAAATGTGGCTTTCTGCAGTTGAAGAAGGATTACAAAGAGCTGCTAGCAGGTGGACGAGTACTTCATGCTGGAGATGGAGCGTCTGTGCATCTACATTAGGAAAAAGTGCCGACAGCAGATCCAGAAATTTGAGGACGAAGTGGAGCTTACCCGGAAAAACCTCAAGACCCTTTTTCAAATCGACAAAATCCACAAGAGTCCGCGGCAACAGCAGGCGGCTGTCCcagagaagaatggaaaagcGGAACTCTCAGAACTGAAAGATGATGGACGGGTCAGTGGTGGAAAAATGAGGCCATCTTCCTATTTTAGGCTCCTTGATAACacgacattgtgtcagtgaagtTTGTCGTATTTATGTGTCATAATAAAGTTAttttagagttaaaaaaaaaaaaaaagaaatgttgcgtacgaacatttccacgctcaaatcgcgatgttaaaacctaaacttggcgtaaagccacacacatttccacggtacctcataccctggcgtacgcaatttctccgcttggttttgcagactggcggcacccagcgtcaaagcagtgctactgttcctgtgtggtcaccctttctttcttagacccacattcctgacgcggctttataaatacactgaaattaactgcatattgtttattagtgtaatgcatctgattgtaattaacctgtaacaatataatggtccagggaatagccatagtattccaaataccataactgctttagcgttgttacgctcactgcatcttgttcttctttcagctgctcccattaagggttgccactgcggatcatctttttccatattactctcactgcaccactcggagtatttatatcactgtagctgagtggggaatcacagcagcagatgatcggaaagagaattatcggtacataGTTTCAatcacacactacctcagccacggcaaaacgcgtcaaagcctttcctgtatggacctcgcgtttcagaaacagtttcatcccaagaactataaacgcactcaatcagtccatcaagtgctccttatagaactgttaatacttataagtacaatcacctcactgtaaacttgcactacagttataatattgcacaacctgcgccactttatgaagcgcgtatttacatatgatgacgatatcatttttaagatgaaatgcagcaaaatctgttgattatattatacagataaaactttaacttcatttaaataatctgtattgttaataattaaacatgtgaggacacggtgccgcagcgctagctagttcacggattgttcctgcattgcgctgtattcttgctggtgctgacatgacactggaaggatagacggatataataattaaacatgtactacgaagatatttcaatgttccttaaaagttttgaagaatcggcgttttaagcttacagatggcttcacgtctattacagagctgattgtgtggcgattgggtaattggagaaagaaaagtaaggacaggaattggagtttagtacgtttgaaagagacaatactgctgtgataaattatttaattgaaggttgcgcatggtgcagcaagcctcttgcgtgagatatgaacaatcactgcgtcaccgtgttcccatgtttaataacatgctttcattcctatcatcatgaaaatgatatcacgtatacatctcagtgttttaattattcagagagctgtaatatcacgaatgtaatggattatgtgtcctgtcggagaaagagaaagaacggaagcacgtagtgattcacacatgtagagcacatagaagatcaaacacagaacaaagcatttaacgtgctacttgaga
The sequence above is drawn from the Erpetoichthys calabaricus chromosome 3, fErpCal1.3, whole genome shotgun sequence genome and encodes:
- the LOC114649581 gene encoding LOW QUALITY PROTEIN: baculoviral IAP repeat-containing protein 5-like (The sequence of the model RefSeq protein was modified relative to this genomic sequence to represent the inferred CDS: deleted 1 base in 1 codon), which codes for MAEGGAAAQNVLVDYMEMYSHKDRLMTFVDWPFLEDCLCTPEMMARAGFVHCPSENKPDVVRCFFCLTELVGWEPQDNPWLEHSKHNPKCGFLQLKKDYKELLAVDEYFMLEMERLCIYIRKKCRQQIQKFEDEVELTRKNLKTLFQIDKIHKSPRQQQAAVPEKNGKAELSELKDDGRVSGGKMRPSSYFRLLDNTTLCQ